ATGTGGCATGAAACTTGGAAAAGACCAAATTGCACCAAacgcaataaaaatttcaaaaaaagtggcagaaaaatattgttgcaCTAAGTATAGAGGATCTCATGTTTAGGATTTCCCACAATTAgactcaaataaaaattgtaataagtaGATGGGTTTTTTTCATTGTCCACCTGGGTTGACATTTTGTCAATTCAGGCGTATTTGGGCAGATCTCACTCTTTCAGGGACCAACGTTGgtttaggtgggccaacgttgcttctacagtaaggacagatagtactgAGAATGAAAggacatccatgccttgcccggaaTTCAAACCCAGAACTTTTCTGAtccaaggccagttccctgccccctacataATCCGATCGGCTTATATCTAGATgtgattttcttaaacttacccaaataaaatttaaaagcaaactaTACCTGGAGTTTACCCCCCTTCCACGATGTGAGCTTCAGCTACCATTTTGAATTTACCGAGAGAGAATGGGACAGTTAGAAGAAGAAAATGTAAAGGATTTAGTCAAGATGAGGAATGACAGAAATACAATTTTCGATTAGAACTATTTTCGCGTCTGAAATACGCACATAAacaaatcagaaattatttcgACTGAATTTTTTACTCTTCATCAACGAAAACAAAgtcattaaaactattaattcaaATGGTTAATGCTAATAGCATTTTTGTGCATTAAAAGTGCAATTTTGTACTAATACCTATCTACACATCTGATATATCACTATATAGaccaacaaaaaattgaatatgcatttttttacatttaatcgAATGACATTAAAACCAAGTCGATAATTTTAATACCTTAAACGTTATTAGAGCTTCTAATATTAACCCTTTACACTCCGAGTATTTTAAAAGACTATTTGAACATATGTAAACACAAAATCCACAACATATGTAAACACAAACACATatgtaaacacaaaattaaaacacataatatgatattttcacataatttttgaaattgaaattaaaataaataaaatgaaaaggaaatacaaaaatagatggaaatgaaaatatcttaataaaataatggatcatttattattaagatataaaaaaaatttattttagattggtGACTTTTGATGCAAAGGTGGAATTGGAAAGctaatggttaaaaataaaatttttcacttatgcGGAAAACTCTTATAAgttattcgaaaatatttgttataacaacttttttatgattttattcgaTTTGGTGTGAAACAAAACATTGGATTAAATACTTAGCTTGTTTTTATGGCaaagatgtaataaaataaaagtatttctaaatGAACTTCAATAAATTACGATATTTATGTGAGATTTTGCGATTCCATTTCATAAGATTTATCATTCAAGATGCaagatttatttctatatttagtgatagaaaattttattcatatattgcGTCAATTTGctaagacaaattttaaataataatactagcAGCTTACGCACTGCAGATcagaaaacctaaaaaaaaatttactcaaaaataaatactttatcgTTCTTACTTTAGGAATTAAATTAAGTgaataacatttctttaaataatttaatatttgaattctaTAGTTTCATCTTTATTACAGACTATATCTTACGAAAACAAACCCAGAGAGTCAATCATATTTTGCTACGACATCAGAGAGAATATCAaaacttcttctttttttatgatacaGGGTGAATAGTTTCAAAAAGTGAAACCGAGATTcctaaattaataagaaaattaaaacaactctATTTAGATTTCTGGTCTGGTTTCTGAATATTTTCAATGCTCACtatttcaaagaattaattaatattctcatacattttaaaatttatgtatttaaattgaaatttaatatattttaaattgaaatatactaatttagataaaattctattttgttcctacttttattaataaagtttaagtttgaatttttaattttcacaaaatgctcatcaaaatcgttattttttaccttatacTTGACCGTTTTACtcgtttcttttcaaaataattttttttaactatttactcGTTACGTATGCTTAAAGTACTTTAGCTACGTTCCTACagatatagatttaaaaaatatttttaaaaaaaaacctcttttgCAGCTTTCTCATACTTCCGCTAGGtaaaaataatgagttaaaGTAAAAGTGAAATTCTATTGTATTGTccatttcactttaatttacgAAAGGAAAAAAGCTTCTAATttagtaaatgtattttaaaaataaatacacactaatttttaaatatgtgaatGGGAAAAAGTCACtgtgacattaaaaataatttcattcttcTGATTTCTACAACTAAACTTTAGTCGATTGTTTATCTTTTCCTAACCTTGTCTTGTCTACTGTCAATTGTTTGTTCTGTTTATGTTTCCTCATCCTTTCCCTTTTGTggtgtatttattttcttccaccCCACCTAAACACATGAAACAATGCCTATTCATTAACTCATTGTAAGCCAAAATTCATCATAATACTTTATCATGACTTCCAAAAAACCTAGGGATGATTCAGCTACTGATTCTCAGGATGATTCCGATTTAGATGGCCGTTCACCTAATTCTAAACTAGGCCGTAACTCTGGTCCGTTCTtgaagaaaatcaaaatcaaaggATATGATACCACCGATGCCTTACCAAAGAAACTAAACTTTACTTTCCTGGACATTGTTGGCATTGTGATTTCTCTCGCAAGTTATGTTCTAGATGTCTGCTTTGACGTTTTAGTTGCTTTGATGCACTATGTTAATGGAAATACTTGGTGGTTTACTTTAACTGTGATTTTTATAGCAATTCCATCCCTTACAACGACTGGATTCAGTCTCCGGTGGTACTTAGTAGATGCTGATACGAAAGATTTACCAAGAGTGTCAATGACTCGATGGATACTTCGTATTGtgtttttgttgttgcaaaTGGGACCATTATTAAGGTAATATGCTTAGTTTTAATAACTCTATTAAACCTGACCACTATTATGTGTAAAATTGTTCACCTTCATTATGTGTATACCAATTTCTGTTATTATTCAAGCTGAATTGTATTTGTGGTACATAAAGATACCACTATACCTTCGAGAATTTATCATGGGAAGATTTCCgtagttgtagtttatttacgtcttACTAGACCTGcgcaatgagctattggcgatggtctgggaaacatacatgaggatgatccgaagacttacccttgccatcacaattttgatcctctgccaAGGGGATGGCACCACTGCTTCAGTAGCCCGACTACCTGTGCGCAAAGTTCGGCGATTTATGATAAAACAGTTTgatgaggaccaataccgcacacacTCGATCCCATCGTAGACTGTCAACAGCCAGTGATGCTCCTGCAGGACAGAGGATTTCTGTGTTGTGATCTGTGGCAAAATATTTGCCAAGTCTTGAGAACTTATGGGCACCGGCCcttaagaaacagaaaaaaaataatgacatgaCAGAAAAGAACTCCTTCAAAAGGCATAACTTGCATCCGCTCCCTGGCAAAcgtgtacattttttttaatttgctggtTTAAAATCCATTGGGCAGTTGCAATTTATGCAGCAGATTACAATGCAGAAATATCTCCCTTTTCATCACTAATTCTCTCTCACCTTCATAAGTAATTGAAAATGTTAGTGCAGAAAAGGTGAACTCAGAGTGCAATATAAAACACTTGTCATTAGGGTCTACAAAAGTAgggattcaaattttttattgcggAAATTTTAATTGGCTCTCCAGTTATTCTGTGTGTATATCTAAAAAAGGATTAGAACTGATGAAGTTTTTATGAATTCCATATACTTTTTACTGAATGTTAACAAAACTTTCTTGCTGAATATTAACTAAAAGTAATGGTCCTATACTATAATGAAAAACTctgtgtaatttaaatataacatagataaaaaactttttttaaccacCAGTGTAGGCCAGTTCGCACGCCATAAATGTTACTCCCTATGGAAATAATTAAGCGaaacctataattttttttttttttataaaactgtagACTAAACCCAATGTGGACAGCCGAAGTTAGTCAAACTCTTCTCGACTCTTCAGTATATTCAAGATACTGAGGAGGAGGGTATCTTGAATATATAAAAGaggtcaaaaaagaaaataccttAAACATTACTGTCTAGACAAGTGGGACTATGTCtcctatgtatttttttactctcaCTGGACTGTCGCTGAAATCGAGAGTTTATAGGACTAATAATTCAGTAGTTATAAGGGCAGAGATTTAGTGtgtataaaatacaacttttgaTTATACATGTATctgaaatacttatttaaatatattttttttaccaatattgTTGCATATTTGAccaatattattacaaatttttcctaattatatattctattctaatattatattattcttatatattttaacaatatttagatatattatttattaatctatgtttttttttttaaaacatttatgtatttttacactgcatcaaatgaaagaaaaacagagTTAATAGgattaattgtttaatgttttaattaatgtaataattgtttttatgtattgaaaGTGCAGTTTTGTACCTATACCTAACTGCACACCTGACATTGCCATATAAACAGATGAAATATTGGACTTGACGTATTCTTCATGCTAAAGACCAAAATTTTACTGATTGGCTCAAAATTTTGCCCATGACTAAAGTTGTGGTCTATAGTTAATCagttaatgcattatttattaaaagttgatTATTTCATGGttacaaatcttttttaatttaaaaaatttatcattgtttaGGTATTTTGATTCTTTATATTATGGGTTAAAAAGTAATCAGAGCAAATCAATAGTTGATAAGCAAGAGAAATATTATAAGCTTATGATTTATGAAGATGCTGATGCCACTTTACTTCGCTTATTTGAGTGTTTCATGGAATCTGCACCTCAACTTGTACttcaactttacattttttctatAACCCATGGAGAAACACCTGATTCATATAGTTGGACTGGTATGACATTTTCTACATTATTATTGATACAGTATctatgataaaagttttttcagcataaatattatgtttacgttttttgcttcaattatttcctgttatttaaatttttttctaacgttatatttttattttttttttgtatttcaatctTCTATTAATGAAACTGTTTAATAGTGTTGTAgcattttctctttaaaattgatttaaatttgcacAGATGATTTAGTGCACgcttaatattttactaacttGGTTGGAAAGAGAAAATggttcagaaaattttttacttaacgcTCCTTGTAAACTCAGTCTGAAACACCTTGTACACCATCCTGAAttgcatatcttaaaaattcagGTATTCAGATATAACATTCAGATATTTATCAGATGTGctatttaaattgtgtttattgataatgtgtttttttattgtgtttatgtAATGGTGTaacattatttagaaataagttgttttcttacaaatttccctttataattttgtgttattcaatttaaaatattaaacttcacTGTAAAGTAGTGAAATAATTGAGTCTTATGTATGTGAATTCATTGAATCTTATATTGTGAGATCATATTGAATCCTATGTATCCATTCAAAAAccctcttctttttttctttttttttcttttgct
The nucleotide sequence above comes from Parasteatoda tepidariorum isolate YZ-2023 chromosome 6, CAS_Ptep_4.0, whole genome shotgun sequence. Encoded proteins:
- the LOC107445582 gene encoding XK-related protein 4, whose translation is MTSKKPRDDSATDSQDDSDLDGRSPNSKLGRNSGPFLKKIKIKGYDTTDALPKKLNFTFLDIVGIVISLASYVLDVCFDVLVALMHYVNGNTWWFTLTVIFIAIPSLTTTGFSLRWYLVDADTKDLPRVSMTRWILRIVFLLLQMGPLLRYFDSLYYGLKSNQSKSIVDKQEKYYKLMIYEDADATLLRLFECFMESAPQLVLQLYIFSITHGETPDSYSWTELIQLFSMFSSLMSMAWALGSYQRALRYSLQEKQNLNICAMMVQVVWRFLDIAARVIALGLFASVFPSYFFMVCAAHYIIMFIWIRSMGTEFCENQCGEFFYNLVLGVMFIFCYFNPKDSPTRKRFTFYYFLTFLENSAFMCIWFIHSSPNIPYKIPAMFLQFLSFMLGIIIMIIYYLLLHPTKNITVWDHWKKSKNHQVQVQMGDMKGISQQSQRL